The Flavobacterium sp. 20NA77.7 genome includes the window TTTATTCTTTAAATGGATTAAAATCCTTTCTTGAATTAGCAAAACAAAAAAATCTACATCAATACCCAATACATATTAAAATAGATACGGGTATGCATCGTTTAGGTTTCAATACTGCAGAAATTGAGCCGTTGATTCAGTTGATACATCAAAACAATTTAGTTCAAGTAAAAAGTATATTTTCACATTTAGCCGCTAGTGATGATGTAAATGAAAAAGCGTTTACCTTAAAACAAATTGAACTTTTCTCAGACGCATATACTATTATAACAAGTGCAATTCAATACAAACCAACTCGCCATATACTAAACACTTCTGGGATTTTTAACTATGCCGAATATCAATTTGAAATGGTTCGATTAGGTATTGGTATTTATGGTTTTGGAAATTCTGAAGAGGAGTATAAACAGTTAGAAAATGTGAGTACGTTAAAAAGTATTATTTCACAAATTAGATCCATAGATGCTGGAGAAAGCATCAGTTATAACCGAAAATTTATTGCCCCTAAAAAAATGAATATCGCCACCATTCCTGTTGGCTATGCCGATGGTATAAGACGTGCTTGGGGCAATGAAAAGGGATATGTACTCATTAACCAACAAAAAGCCACTATAGTTGGTACTATTTGTATGGACATGCTTATTGTTGATGTAACAAACATTGATTGTCAAGAAAATGATGAAGTAATTGTTTTTGGTACACAACCTTCTATAGTAGAAATGGCAAAAGTCATTGGTACCATTCCATACGAAATTATTACAGGTATTTCACAGCGTGTGCCACGTGTTTTTTATAAAAATTAAGTAATTTTTTTTACTTTCGTTTCAAACATTTAATATCATTTACTATGCTCAAAGAATTTAAAGAATTTGCCATGCGTGGCAATGTAGTCGATTTAGCAGTAGGGGTTATAATCGGTGGTGCTTTTGGAAAAATTGTTAGCTCCTTTATTGAAGACGTTATTACTCCCTTAGTACTTAAGCCAGCTTTAGAAGCTGCAAACCTTACTAAAATAGAAGAATTAACCATTTTTGGAGGAGTAAAATACGGCATGTTTCTTTCTGCTATAATTAACTTTATTATCGTTGCCTTTGTTTTGTTTTTACTTATCAAAGGGATGAATGCCGCAAAGAAAAAAGAAGCTCCGGTACCTACTATACCTAAA containing:
- the mscL gene encoding large conductance mechanosensitive channel protein MscL — protein: MLKEFKEFAMRGNVVDLAVGVIIGGAFGKIVSSFIEDVITPLVLKPALEAANLTKIEELTIFGGVKYGMFLSAIINFIIVAFVLFLLIKGMNAAKKKEAPVPTIPKGPSQEELLTEIRDLLKK